Proteins from a single region of Bdellovibrio bacteriovorus HD100:
- the secG gene encoding preprotein translocase subunit SecG: MTTFIGVLHIIVALVLIILVLIQDSKSDGALGMGGSSGSNSLLGATGAQSLAGKMTVWAAIIFAVTCLALATLTSSKTKSVVDSLPLPTAPTQEHFPTEGTTDAGAAAAVPAATPAEAATPAATAAPAQK, translated from the coding sequence ATGACTACATTTATCGGCGTATTGCATATCATCGTAGCCCTTGTTTTGATCATCTTGGTTTTGATCCAAGATTCCAAATCTGATGGCGCTCTGGGCATGGGTGGATCTTCCGGCTCCAACTCTTTGTTGGGTGCAACTGGCGCTCAATCTTTGGCTGGTAAAATGACTGTATGGGCAGCAATCATCTTTGCGGTGACTTGCCTGGCTTTGGCGACTTTGACTTCTTCCAAAACCAAGTCCGTAGTTGACAGCCTTCCGCTGCCGACAGCTCCAACTCAAGAACACTTCCCGACTGAAGGCACAACTGACGCTGGTGCCGCTGCCGCAGTTCCTGCTGCGACTCCTGCTGAGGCTGCCACTCCGGCTGCAACTGCAGCTCCTGCCCAGAAGTAA
- a CDS encoding DUF429 domain-containing protein, with the protein MPKSRLPGDGRKTRRSPVKKKTTKKTAVKKTAASATHAGDVHRFIGLSLGGGKTDKACLAVLEYYPKHKKIFLSRLVEKIKSDEVHSADFKIQEVIRQYHNEIDLIAFDVPFRLPVCLQSEDCCNSIEDCKKPHVKWMWEYTRKLHKKKKPRKLFTPYTQRCVEMYVSSELEEPFILQHAMGANTAPLLARAMYLQRGLKAKCIEVFPKLSVWRLGRSLNVMKSHLRFHKHAIGGDESRREILSALSTHNVAFVYDQDVKLMIENNHAFEAFICALTAFLSFKGSTEPRPDGFPPNEDWIEFPRVNVRWEGF; encoded by the coding sequence ATGCCAAAAAGCCGGCTTCCAGGTGATGGACGCAAAACCCGTCGATCCCCTGTAAAGAAAAAGACGACGAAGAAGACCGCAGTTAAAAAGACTGCGGCTTCGGCGACGCATGCCGGAGATGTTCATCGTTTCATCGGTCTGTCCCTGGGGGGCGGTAAAACCGACAAGGCCTGTCTGGCCGTTCTGGAATACTATCCCAAACACAAAAAAATCTTCCTGTCGCGTTTGGTGGAAAAAATCAAAAGTGACGAAGTCCATTCTGCTGATTTCAAAATTCAGGAAGTCATTCGTCAGTATCACAATGAAATTGATCTGATCGCATTTGATGTGCCATTCCGTTTGCCTGTGTGTTTGCAGTCGGAAGACTGCTGCAACAGCATTGAGGACTGCAAAAAGCCCCACGTCAAATGGATGTGGGAGTACACCCGCAAACTGCATAAAAAGAAGAAACCACGCAAGCTGTTTACGCCGTATACTCAGCGCTGTGTTGAGATGTATGTGTCTTCCGAACTGGAAGAGCCCTTTATTCTGCAGCACGCGATGGGGGCGAATACGGCCCCCTTGTTGGCGCGGGCGATGTACTTGCAGCGCGGACTGAAAGCAAAGTGCATCGAAGTGTTTCCTAAGCTTTCCGTATGGCGCTTGGGGAGATCGCTGAATGTGATGAAAAGTCATCTGCGCTTTCATAAACACGCCATCGGCGGGGATGAAAGTCGTCGCGAAATTCTGAGCGCTTTAAGCACGCACAACGTCGCGTTCGTGTACGACCAGGATGTGAAGCTGATGATTGAAAACAATCACGCCTTTGAGGCATTTATATGTGCTTTGACGGCCTTCCTAAGTTTCAAAGGCAGCACCGAACCTCGTCCCGACGGTTTTCCACCCAACGAAGACTGGATCGAATTTCCCCGTGTCAACGTACGCTGGGAAGGATTCTAG
- a CDS encoding phosphatase domain-containing protein, which produces MADWRDRSEMNGDVVFFRYVSEGMEKSHEEVFLWDLDKTYLDTTIDSLSGLMTTILERALNKKNIPGTNTLLQSLSEYRKQKKGYMYFPIYFITASPPQMEERISEKFSLDNIRPFGCFYKDNLANLRPGRFWRLTKQVGYKLQALMQLRTRLGENVRQICWGDDSETDAIIYNLYSDICSRRLGTNDIRTTLEKLNVTGEQVNTILELQAQIPENDPVEKIYINLATDTDPDYYLKFGRRTLATYNTFQVALDMYQDGRLNLDGIYAVIQDMVYNYGYTPEELMKSFDEFIRRGVLGERAYNEVRPFFIEKGLLHSSYQPSVAPLKEKLVDEGRVYEMEGVHEPWIPDRIDYLHDYR; this is translated from the coding sequence ATGGCTGATTGGCGTGATCGTAGTGAGATGAATGGGGATGTGGTTTTTTTCCGATACGTGTCCGAGGGCATGGAGAAAAGTCACGAGGAAGTTTTTTTGTGGGACCTGGATAAGACCTATCTGGACACCACAATTGACTCTTTGTCCGGACTGATGACCACGATTCTGGAGCGTGCCCTGAACAAAAAAAACATTCCAGGCACCAACACGCTTTTGCAGTCCCTGTCTGAATACCGCAAGCAAAAAAAAGGTTACATGTACTTTCCGATCTATTTCATCACGGCGTCCCCGCCGCAGATGGAAGAACGTATCTCGGAAAAGTTTTCTTTGGACAACATCCGTCCCTTTGGATGCTTCTATAAAGACAATCTGGCGAACTTGCGTCCGGGCCGTTTCTGGCGTCTGACGAAACAAGTTGGTTACAAGCTGCAGGCGCTGATGCAGTTGCGCACGCGTCTGGGGGAAAACGTGCGCCAGATCTGCTGGGGCGATGATAGCGAAACCGATGCGATCATCTATAATCTTTATTCAGATATTTGTTCGCGTCGTCTTGGCACCAATGACATTCGCACTACGCTGGAAAAGCTGAACGTCACCGGCGAGCAGGTGAACACAATTCTGGAACTGCAGGCGCAGATTCCGGAAAATGACCCGGTGGAAAAAATCTATATCAATCTGGCCACGGACACCGATCCGGACTATTACCTGAAATTCGGCCGCCGCACGCTGGCCACTTACAACACTTTCCAGGTGGCGCTGGATATGTATCAGGACGGCCGCCTGAATCTGGATGGCATTTATGCCGTGATCCAGGACATGGTTTACAACTATGGCTACACTCCGGAAGAACTGATGAAGAGCTTTGATGAATTCATCCGCCGCGGGGTTTTGGGTGAACGCGCCTACAATGAGGTCCGTCCGTTCTTTATCGAAAAAGGACTGTTGCACTCTTCCTATCAGCCCAGTGTGGCACCACTCAAAGAAAAGCTGGTGGATGAAGGACGCGTGTACGAGATGGAAGGGGTGCATGAGCCCTGGATTCCGGACCGCATTGATTATCTGCACGATTATCGCTAG
- a CDS encoding penicillin-insensitive murein endopeptidase: MKTLLRALIILSSLSMLAACAPDTREQGSEVVTTYEPAQPDVMDEDGYKVVRGSTRVQDMSVNFDQATKGMTLKGKIEFLPVRAKAVQSVELDLAGILDPYGFIALKTYKAKTQDNQDLKVAAKATCLSVDGGCRSSFIDIYVYYQGIVYHHQVESLQDDVSPVNEEPIPGEEGLQGDEESEIEGGHDEVEGEPGRYVGDIADDIEKILEVKKPEAPKSEETPKAEEPKKEEPKKEDPKKEEPKQDAPKKDEPKKDPPKADPPKKEDPKKDPPKKEEPPKREEPKKDPPKTGQPRVPETAPAVNKVSQAIGPVNAGRLQNAANMLTYEQAHAPTGYEIIRPKRKTHFATNELAYIIVKMGLLTKKEIPGYELAVGDLSREAGGKLGSHKSHQNGLDADVAFFFNNKSFQGYFASAVAVNKPHANWMLEPQWKLFKEVVGTQLIDRIFIHGALKQALCSHAIANGELTKGDNSSLAAQTLRRLIPEKDHHNHFHLRVKCSKAQVRCRQMAEPVNTTGCF; encoded by the coding sequence ATGAAGACTTTGTTGCGTGCCCTCATCATTTTAAGCTCCCTCTCAATGCTGGCAGCCTGTGCTCCGGACACCCGTGAACAGGGTTCTGAGGTCGTGACGACCTATGAGCCGGCACAACCCGATGTGATGGATGAAGACGGTTACAAAGTCGTGCGAGGTTCGACTCGCGTGCAGGACATGAGTGTTAACTTTGACCAGGCCACCAAGGGCATGACCCTGAAGGGTAAAATCGAATTCCTGCCAGTGCGTGCGAAAGCCGTGCAGTCTGTAGAGCTGGATCTGGCTGGTATTTTAGATCCTTACGGATTCATCGCTCTTAAAACCTATAAAGCCAAAACCCAGGACAATCAGGATTTGAAAGTGGCGGCGAAAGCCACGTGTTTGAGTGTCGACGGCGGATGCCGTTCGTCTTTCATTGATATCTACGTTTACTATCAGGGCATCGTATATCATCACCAGGTGGAATCCCTGCAAGATGATGTCAGTCCGGTGAATGAGGAGCCGATTCCGGGTGAAGAGGGTCTGCAAGGCGACGAAGAATCTGAAATCGAAGGTGGCCACGATGAAGTCGAGGGCGAGCCAGGTCGTTACGTCGGTGATATCGCCGATGACATCGAAAAAATTCTGGAAGTAAAGAAGCCGGAAGCTCCCAAGTCCGAGGAAACTCCTAAGGCTGAAGAGCCTAAAAAAGAAGAACCGAAGAAAGAAGACCCTAAAAAAGAGGAACCAAAGCAGGACGCTCCGAAAAAGGACGAACCGAAGAAGGATCCTCCAAAGGCCGATCCACCAAAGAAGGAAGATCCAAAAAAAGATCCTCCTAAAAAAGAGGAGCCTCCAAAGCGTGAGGAGCCTAAAAAGGATCCACCTAAAACCGGTCAACCACGTGTGCCTGAGACGGCTCCGGCGGTGAACAAGGTCAGTCAGGCTATTGGGCCAGTGAATGCGGGCCGTTTGCAGAATGCGGCGAACATGCTGACTTACGAGCAGGCGCATGCTCCGACAGGCTATGAGATCATTCGTCCGAAAAGAAAAACTCACTTCGCGACCAATGAGCTGGCTTACATCATTGTGAAAATGGGTCTTTTGACCAAAAAAGAAATCCCGGGTTACGAGCTGGCGGTGGGCGATTTGTCCCGAGAAGCGGGTGGTAAACTGGGCTCCCACAAATCCCATCAGAACGGACTGGATGCGGACGTGGCCTTCTTCTTTAACAACAAGTCCTTCCAAGGATACTTCGCGTCCGCAGTGGCGGTGAACAAACCTCACGCCAACTGGATGCTGGAGCCTCAATGGAAACTCTTTAAAGAGGTCGTGGGCACTCAGCTTATTGACCGTATCTTTATCCACGGTGCTTTGAAGCAGGCCCTGTGCAGTCACGCCATTGCCAATGGCGAGTTGACCAAGGGTGACAACTCAAGCCTTGCGGCTCAGACGCTGCGCCGCCTGATCCCGGAAAAAGACCACCACAATCACTTTCACCTGCGTGTGAAGTGTTCCAAAGCTCAGGTTCGTTGCCGTCAGATGGCAGAGCCAGTCAATACCACCGGCTGTTTCTAA
- a CDS encoding DUF4340 domain-containing protein codes for MKLKGRTILVICLLVFGGYAVYDFFHEKKMEEKRSMDARLMTVNFEQVDWVQVEKADQKITLKRSVDGWNMEEPFKDQADNTAVDDFVKGAFPERIIETAAEGENINWAVYGLDKPAGKVTFKTTAGTQNVFEISEKRNFEDNVFARRDGENKVLVVNSIWQNRVNKGVMDFRERRFLRHKIASVDEVRLKNQMGTFEIRRVEGQWVAPTQKNLKLDQNKVREFLTSIADAKASEIVEAKLPALKNLFVMDLTMADKKWKAEVGQAQDLGIYAKVSEPAQQLKMEPGALDRFIKATLADLREVSEPKQPKKSEAEESQAMMAEQKEK; via the coding sequence ATGAAACTCAAAGGGCGTACAATTCTTGTCATCTGTCTGCTGGTTTTTGGGGGTTATGCGGTTTACGACTTCTTCCACGAAAAAAAGATGGAAGAAAAGCGTTCGATGGACGCACGCCTGATGACCGTGAACTTTGAACAAGTGGACTGGGTTCAGGTTGAAAAGGCAGATCAGAAGATCACCTTAAAGCGCTCCGTGGATGGCTGGAACATGGAAGAGCCTTTCAAAGATCAGGCCGACAACACAGCGGTGGATGATTTTGTCAAAGGGGCTTTCCCTGAACGTATCATTGAAACGGCCGCCGAGGGTGAAAACATCAACTGGGCCGTTTATGGTCTGGATAAACCCGCGGGTAAAGTGACTTTCAAGACCACAGCCGGCACCCAGAACGTCTTTGAAATTTCTGAAAAGCGTAATTTTGAAGACAACGTGTTTGCCCGTCGTGACGGGGAAAACAAAGTTCTGGTGGTAAATTCCATTTGGCAAAACCGCGTGAATAAAGGTGTCATGGATTTCCGTGAACGCCGCTTCCTACGCCATAAAATTGCCAGCGTGGATGAAGTCCGTCTGAAAAACCAGATGGGAACTTTTGAGATCCGCCGCGTGGAGGGTCAATGGGTGGCTCCGACGCAAAAAAATCTGAAACTGGATCAGAACAAGGTGCGTGAGTTCCTGACATCCATCGCCGATGCCAAGGCGTCTGAGATCGTGGAAGCTAAACTTCCAGCCTTGAAGAATCTGTTTGTGATGGATCTGACCATGGCCGATAAAAAATGGAAGGCCGAAGTGGGGCAGGCGCAGGACCTGGGCATCTATGCAAAGGTCTCGGAACCTGCGCAGCAATTGAAAATGGAACCAGGCGCTTTGGATCGCTTTATCAAAGCCACTTTGGCGGACTTGCGTGAAGTGTCCGAACCAAAACAACCCAAAAAAAGTGAAGCAGAAGAATCGCAGGCCATGATGGCCGAGCAGAAAGAAAAGTAA
- a CDS encoding alpha/beta hydrolase → MTKFSGLRRFFFGCIATMLLTGCQSFFYYPMKEKLFDPARIKMNPEDVYLTTSTGEKVHGWYFASAQSDTKGTMLFFHGNAENLTSHFLMFQWLPSQGYNYFIFDYPGYGQSGGYPTPENTVAAGVAAAEWLHQKKDSRPLIIYGHSLGGIIALKTAEEIKGRIPMRNVVIEASFDSYQGMAKGVMNRHWFTWVLQPLSSLVVSDEYAPQSLASLSPIPLLFITGTADKAVEPRFTENMYKAAAEPKELWLIPDGRHGNLYEIRNGELRDRFLSYLSKTLTVRQ, encoded by the coding sequence ATGACAAAGTTTTCGGGGCTTCGCCGTTTCTTTTTCGGATGCATCGCGACGATGCTGCTGACGGGGTGTCAGTCCTTTTTCTATTATCCGATGAAAGAAAAACTTTTTGATCCTGCACGCATCAAAATGAACCCCGAGGATGTGTATTTGACTACGTCCACGGGAGAAAAAGTGCATGGCTGGTACTTTGCCTCTGCACAATCCGACACCAAAGGCACGATGCTGTTTTTTCACGGCAACGCCGAAAATCTGACGTCGCACTTTCTGATGTTTCAGTGGCTGCCATCCCAGGGGTACAATTATTTTATCTTTGATTATCCTGGTTATGGTCAGTCGGGCGGATACCCGACTCCGGAAAACACAGTGGCGGCCGGTGTTGCTGCCGCTGAATGGCTGCATCAGAAAAAGGATTCGCGGCCCTTGATAATCTATGGGCACAGTTTGGGGGGCATCATTGCGCTAAAGACCGCCGAAGAAATCAAAGGCCGCATCCCCATGCGAAATGTAGTGATCGAAGCCAGCTTTGATTCTTATCAAGGAATGGCCAAAGGGGTGATGAACCGTCACTGGTTCACCTGGGTGCTGCAGCCTCTGTCTTCGCTGGTGGTTAGTGATGAATACGCCCCGCAGTCGTTGGCTTCGCTATCGCCAATCCCGTTGCTGTTCATCACTGGAACGGCGGATAAAGCCGTCGAGCCGCGATTTACCGAAAACATGTACAAAGCCGCCGCCGAACCCAAAGAGCTTTGGCTGATCCCGGACGGACGCCACGGAAATCTGTACGAAATCCGCAATGGCGAGCTGCGGGACCGCTTCTTGTCATACCTATCTAAAACTTTGACAGTCCGTCAGTAA
- a CDS encoding TonB family protein — MAKNNWLIPSLIIVGVLSVALSLFISTQTEKTKPGARPLARLELNLGKVFVLRNNMTNKEVLTRKATLFALDSVETGVDGDATMEFDSSYRIRVPENSLITLDEENERIVLIIKRGDLQVENYGREGSVYISKDGVRWTATDYEMNYKKQAPTETLPELAPAETPVANQKPVEGLTSEFIQDTLKTHRSSFFKCYTQLLQRTPGVVGQASISFTIERTGKVSQADIASSSLSDPQFKKCLLEAVRRVEFKVFGGDPITTVFPLRFE; from the coding sequence ATGGCGAAGAACAACTGGCTGATTCCATCTCTGATTATCGTAGGCGTATTAAGCGTCGCCCTTTCTCTCTTCATCTCAACTCAGACTGAAAAAACCAAACCCGGTGCCCGTCCTTTGGCGCGACTGGAATTGAATCTGGGCAAAGTCTTCGTTCTTCGCAACAACATGACCAATAAAGAAGTCCTGACCCGCAAGGCGACGTTGTTTGCCCTCGACTCGGTTGAAACCGGTGTCGATGGTGATGCCACCATGGAGTTTGATTCCTCTTACCGCATTCGTGTGCCGGAAAATTCTTTGATCACGCTGGATGAAGAAAACGAGCGCATTGTTCTGATCATCAAACGTGGCGACCTGCAGGTTGAAAACTACGGCCGCGAAGGCAGCGTTTATATTTCAAAAGACGGCGTGCGCTGGACGGCCACGGATTATGAAATGAACTATAAGAAGCAAGCGCCGACGGAAACCCTGCCGGAACTTGCGCCCGCTGAAACCCCGGTGGCGAACCAAAAACCGGTGGAAGGCCTGACGTCCGAATTTATTCAAGACACTCTGAAAACTCACCGCAGTTCATTCTTTAAATGCTACACGCAGCTGCTGCAAAGAACTCCGGGTGTGGTGGGGCAAGCCTCCATCAGCTTCACCATAGAGCGCACAGGCAAAGTCAGCCAGGCCGACATTGCCAGCAGCAGCCTGAGTGACCCTCAATTCAAAAAATGTCTTTTGGAAGCTGTCCGTCGTGTGGAGTTCAAAGTCTTCGGCGGCGATCCGATCACCACCGTTTTCCCACTGCGTTTTGAATAG
- a CDS encoding magnesium transporter CorA family protein yields MKRFEHQWQDYKWVDCEAPSQEDLRQLAEEFPIPLQALSTCLDPEHLPMCTFYEKVCLFILRHHDAHAKPTAGTMQELTTKIIFFVGQDFLVTIHRAPLECISNKKDKVAFEQIPLYTLVKSLCVQTIKSFDAPLDVLDSKTDVIEERVFALKRRTILREGYQIKRKAASYRKIFKFTADVFNKIHQHENIPLKDIQQVREPLEKVAFYADDIYEEITGLLNLHLSLMSQKTNEASFRTNEVMRVLTVLSMFFLPLNFIAGVYGMNFENMPELKEPNGYYATLAFMVMVVIGITWWIYKKGWLKKEEL; encoded by the coding sequence ATGAAACGATTCGAACATCAATGGCAAGACTATAAGTGGGTCGACTGTGAAGCTCCTTCGCAGGAGGATCTGCGTCAGCTGGCCGAGGAATTTCCGATCCCATTGCAGGCCCTTTCCACGTGCCTTGATCCCGAACATTTGCCGATGTGCACGTTCTATGAAAAAGTGTGTCTATTTATTCTGCGCCACCACGATGCCCATGCCAAACCCACAGCAGGCACCATGCAGGAACTGACCACCAAAATCATCTTCTTTGTCGGGCAGGACTTTCTGGTGACGATTCACCGCGCGCCGCTGGAGTGTATTTCCAACAAGAAAGACAAGGTCGCCTTTGAGCAGATCCCCCTTTACACCCTGGTCAAATCCCTGTGCGTACAGACAATAAAAAGTTTTGATGCCCCCCTGGATGTTCTGGATTCCAAAACCGATGTGATTGAAGAGCGTGTGTTCGCACTCAAACGCCGCACCATTCTGCGCGAAGGTTATCAAATCAAACGCAAGGCCGCTTCCTATCGCAAGATCTTCAAATTCACCGCAGACGTCTTTAACAAGATTCACCAGCACGAAAATATTCCACTGAAGGACATACAACAGGTGCGTGAACCTTTGGAAAAAGTGGCCTTTTATGCCGATGATATTTATGAGGAAATCACCGGTCTTTTGAACCTGCATTTATCGTTGATGTCGCAAAAAACCAATGAAGCGTCTTTCCGCACCAATGAAGTGATGCGAGTCTTGACAGTGCTATCCATGTTCTTCCTGCCCTTGAACTTCATTGCCGGGGTTTACGGAATGAACTTTGAAAACATGCCCGAATTGAAAGAGCCCAACGGCTACTATGCTACTTTAGCATTTATGGTGATGGTCGTGATCGGCATCACCTGGTGGATCTATAAAAAAGGCTGGCTGAAAAAAGAAGAACTCTAA
- a CDS encoding class I SAM-dependent methyltransferase — MADFPYLHGFTKEEQDRLRKQARFGEHTVYQNINLSNVKDLLEVGCGVGAQSEIILRRFPDLKLTGIDRSTKQLSAAKHRLSHLPFAEQRFELKEMDATAMDFSSNSFDGAFLCWILEHVPDPIRVLSEVRRVLRPGSVVYATEVMNASFFLDPYSPNVWKYWMAFNEYQLKQKGDPFVGAKLGNFFMQLGYHDIHTEIKTWFLDNRYPQARKDCIEYWTELLLSASDQLVEAKCISQEVVEGVKEEMARVASDPNAVFFYSFVQARART, encoded by the coding sequence ATGGCTGATTTTCCTTATCTGCATGGGTTCACCAAAGAAGAACAAGATCGTTTGCGCAAACAGGCGCGTTTCGGTGAACACACGGTTTATCAAAATATCAATTTATCCAATGTCAAAGATCTGCTGGAAGTCGGCTGTGGGGTTGGGGCGCAAAGTGAAATCATTTTGCGACGGTTTCCTGATCTGAAGCTGACAGGCATTGATCGCAGCACAAAACAACTTTCGGCCGCCAAACACCGGCTGAGTCATCTGCCTTTTGCCGAGCAGCGCTTTGAGTTGAAGGAGATGGATGCCACAGCGATGGATTTTTCTTCGAACTCTTTTGACGGTGCTTTCTTGTGCTGGATTCTGGAGCATGTCCCTGATCCGATCCGGGTTTTGTCGGAAGTGCGCCGGGTGTTACGTCCGGGCTCTGTCGTCTATGCCACGGAAGTGATGAACGCTTCCTTTTTCCTTGATCCGTATTCACCGAATGTCTGGAAGTACTGGATGGCGTTCAATGAATATCAGCTGAAACAAAAAGGCGATCCCTTTGTTGGAGCGAAGCTTGGGAACTTCTTCATGCAGCTGGGATATCATGACATCCACACGGAAATAAAAACGTGGTTCCTGGATAATCGTTATCCGCAAGCACGCAAGGACTGCATCGAATACTGGACAGAGCTTTTGCTTAGTGCCAGCGATCAGCTGGTGGAAGCTAAATGCATTTCCCAGGAGGTTGTTGAAGGGGTGAAGGAAGAAATGGCAAGGGTTGCAAGTGATCCGAACGCCGTGTTCTTTTATTCCTTCGTTCAGGCACGGGCCCGGACATAA
- a CDS encoding GHMP family kinase ATP-binding protein — protein sequence MQKIVVKSPTRVDLAGGTLDLWPLYLFINGASTVNVAIDIYTVAELTPHDDSTIVLESADLKLRKAYSNLQEALADTDPKMILLQTQLRYWMPKQGFTLKTSSQSPVGGGLGGSSSLTISLMKAFAQFCGKPFKDVHTMVHVAHNIEAEILNTPTGTQDYYPAASGGINVLHYSYDGIEQKVLPVSQTPLAEKFMLVYTGKAHHSGLNNFEVMKDSVIKDPRTLQALRDLKGIAIETEHAIRAGNWKDLGGLFKREFEARVRLAPEFSSPEIYKLAEVSLQNGAEAVKICGAGGGGCVLVWCPPDKREGVANACQKAGFQVMDAKPVDPL from the coding sequence ATGCAGAAGATTGTAGTAAAATCCCCAACGCGTGTGGATTTGGCTGGGGGCACATTGGATTTGTGGCCCCTTTATTTGTTCATCAATGGAGCTTCCACCGTCAACGTGGCCATAGATATTTACACGGTGGCGGAACTGACTCCGCACGACGATTCCACAATCGTGCTGGAGTCCGCTGATTTGAAACTGCGCAAGGCCTACAGCAACCTGCAAGAGGCATTGGCAGATACCGATCCAAAAATGATTTTGCTGCAGACTCAGCTTCGCTACTGGATGCCAAAACAAGGTTTCACATTGAAAACCTCTTCCCAAAGCCCGGTGGGCGGGGGATTGGGCGGCAGCTCCAGTCTGACCATCAGCTTGATGAAAGCTTTTGCCCAGTTCTGTGGAAAGCCGTTTAAAGACGTGCACACCATGGTTCACGTGGCTCACAATATTGAAGCTGAGATTCTAAACACTCCAACCGGGACCCAGGATTATTATCCGGCGGCTTCCGGGGGCATCAATGTCCTGCACTACAGTTATGACGGCATCGAACAAAAGGTGCTGCCGGTGTCGCAGACTCCGCTGGCGGAAAAGTTCATGCTGGTTTATACCGGCAAGGCTCATCATTCAGGTCTTAACAACTTTGAAGTGATGAAGGATTCTGTTATCAAGGACCCGCGAACATTACAGGCTTTGCGTGATCTCAAAGGTATTGCCATTGAGACCGAGCATGCCATCCGTGCCGGCAACTGGAAGGACCTGGGGGGATTGTTTAAACGCGAATTTGAAGCCCGTGTCCGCTTGGCCCCGGAATTTTCAAGTCCTGAGATCTACAAGCTAGCGGAAGTCTCTTTGCAGAATGGGGCTGAGGCTGTTAAAATTTGTGGAGCTGGGGGCGGGGGCTGTGTGCTGGTCTGGTGTCCTCCGGATAAACGTGAGGGAGTAGCCAACGCATGCCAAAAAGCCGGCTTCCAGGTGATGGACGCAAAACCCGTCGATCCCCTGTAA
- the tmk gene encoding dTMP kinase, which produces MKFIVFEGLDGSGKSSLMAALERELQNRAINFLRTREPGGTPLGDEIRNMILRKEGPAPTPRTELLLYEASRSQHVDQVIRPALAAGTWVLCDRFAASSVAFQSGGRAISEADVVMLNTFATGGLKADITVLLDLSVEESRRRRQGRGAVTGETEDRIESEADTFHENVRQSFLKQSREDAAAWIVLDARETPEVLFKQLLQSLTERKVL; this is translated from the coding sequence ATGAAATTTATCGTATTTGAGGGGCTGGACGGCTCCGGCAAAAGTTCTTTGATGGCGGCGTTGGAGCGTGAGCTGCAAAACAGAGCCATCAACTTTTTGCGCACCCGTGAGCCCGGCGGAACTCCGCTGGGTGATGAAATCCGCAACATGATCCTGAGAAAAGAAGGCCCGGCACCAACCCCACGCACAGAATTGCTGCTTTATGAAGCCAGCCGTTCCCAGCACGTGGATCAGGTGATCCGTCCGGCTTTGGCGGCAGGCACGTGGGTTCTGTGTGATCGTTTTGCTGCAAGCTCTGTCGCGTTTCAAAGTGGCGGGCGTGCGATCTCTGAGGCCGACGTGGTGATGCTGAATACCTTTGCCACCGGCGGTTTGAAAGCCGACATCACTGTTCTTTTGGATTTGTCTGTGGAAGAAAGTCGCCGTCGCCGTCAGGGGCGTGGTGCTGTCACCGGAGAAACCGAAGACCGCATTGAATCTGAAGCCGACACTTTCCATGAAAACGTTCGTCAGTCCTTCCTGAAGCAGTCCCGTGAAGACGCCGCTGCGTGGATCGTTCTGGATGCGCGTGAAACCCCGGAAGTACTATTCAAACAGCTGTTGCAGTCTTTGACTGAACGAAAAGTTTTGTAA